From one Sphingomonas xanthus genomic stretch:
- the tyrS gene encoding tyrosine--tRNA ligase, with amino-acid sequence MTFQSSLLKLLDERGYIHQLTDGAALDALAAKQVVPGYIGFDPTAPSLHVGSLVQIMLLRRLQQAGHKPIVLMGGGTGKVGDPSFKDEARAMLGEERIAANVASIKRIFERFLVFGDGPTDAVMLDNAEWLDGLQYIPFLRDVGQHFSVNRMLSFDSVKLRLDREQSLSFLEFNYMILQAYDFRELAQRIGCRLQLGGSDQWGNIVNGIELTRRMDGVEVFGVTTPLITTADGQKMGKTMAGAVWLHEDQLPHFDYWQYWRNVDDRDVGRFLRLFTDLPLGEIERLEALQGSEINAAKIALATAATAMCRGPEAAKLSEETARQTFEQGGAGGELPTLAVSEPINILQALTGLGFCSSNGEAKRKIAEGAVKLDGITVTDPAQSIAINGDPVKLTLGKKRHGLLVAAN; translated from the coding sequence ATGACCTTCCAGTCCTCCCTGCTAAAGCTGCTCGACGAGCGCGGCTACATCCACCAGCTGACTGATGGCGCAGCGCTCGATGCGCTTGCCGCCAAGCAGGTCGTGCCCGGCTATATCGGTTTCGATCCGACTGCCCCCTCGCTCCATGTCGGCAGTCTCGTGCAAATTATGCTTCTGCGCCGCCTGCAACAGGCCGGACACAAGCCGATCGTGCTGATGGGAGGCGGAACCGGCAAGGTCGGCGACCCGAGTTTCAAGGACGAAGCCCGCGCGATGCTCGGGGAGGAACGGATCGCGGCCAATGTCGCCTCGATCAAGCGCATCTTCGAACGCTTCCTGGTGTTCGGCGACGGCCCAACTGACGCCGTCATGCTCGACAATGCCGAATGGTTGGATGGGCTTCAGTATATCCCTTTCCTGCGCGACGTTGGCCAGCACTTCTCGGTCAATCGCATGCTTAGCTTCGACAGCGTCAAGCTGCGGCTCGACCGCGAACAATCGCTCAGCTTCCTCGAATTCAACTACATGATCCTGCAGGCCTACGATTTTCGTGAACTGGCTCAGCGGATCGGCTGCCGCCTCCAGCTCGGAGGGTCGGACCAGTGGGGCAATATCGTCAACGGCATTGAGCTCACCCGCCGCATGGACGGAGTGGAAGTGTTTGGCGTCACTACTCCGCTGATCACAACCGCCGACGGCCAGAAGATGGGCAAGACCATGGCCGGCGCGGTTTGGCTTCACGAAGACCAGCTTCCGCACTTCGACTACTGGCAGTACTGGCGAAATGTCGACGACCGGGATGTCGGCCGTTTCCTGCGGCTCTTTACCGACCTACCTCTCGGCGAGATCGAGCGGCTAGAGGCGCTTCAGGGATCCGAGATAAATGCTGCCAAGATCGCGCTTGCGACAGCAGCGACTGCAATGTGCCGAGGTCCGGAAGCAGCAAAACTCTCCGAAGAGACTGCCCGGCAAACCTTCGAACAGGGCGGCGCCGGTGGGGAGCTCCCCACCCTCGCCGTCTCCGAGCCAATTAACATCCTCCAGGCGCTTACCGGGCTGGGCTTTTGCTCTTCGAACGGCGAAGCAAAGCGTAAGATAGCGGAAGGTGCAGTGAAGCTTGATGGGATCACCGTGACCGATCCAGCGCAATCCATTGCGATCAATGGCGATCCAGTGAAGCTGACCTTGGGCAAAAAGCGCCACGGCCTGCTCGTCGCGGCCAATTGA
- a CDS encoding cadherin-like domain-containing protein, with amino-acid sequence MSGASGPTTSSGTSGNDTLIGGSGSDTLSGGSGSDTINGGAGSDILDGGSGADKVSGGSGADTLIYRAWENLWGSSSGSYTSYDLYDGGSGAVKAGTTGTETDTLLVYLSNEQMANAAFMTAFQAEWQQYLSFITANLNKNTGQASPAQFTFTTINLKVSAIEHAQYALDPGSPVVGDDSYVTAEDTPVSVNVLANDVDGNGQPLTVTKIDGQAILPGGSVVVEGGIVSMALDGSLTFTPNANFDGSISFSYTVSDPNGLTDTGTVDVLITAVADQPSLSVAAASGDEDSAIALSISSALTDTDGSETLSIKISGVPTGAVLSAGTNNGDGSWTLTPAQLAGLTITPPANSDADFTLTVEATSTEANGGDTATNSDTILVTVTAVADQPSLSVAAASGDEDSAIALSISSALTDTDGSETLSIKISGVPTGAVLSAGTNNGDGSWTLTPAQLAGLTITPPANSDADFTLTVEATSTEANGGDTATNSDTILVTVSGGGSAEPERGGCVGRRG; translated from the coding sequence ATGTCTGGAGCCAGTGGGCCAACAACGAGTTCTGGGACGAGCGGAAACGACACGCTCATCGGGGGCTCGGGCAGCGATACGTTGAGTGGCGGTAGTGGTTCCGACACCATCAACGGGGGAGCAGGCAGCGATATTCTTGATGGCGGATCTGGCGCCGACAAAGTCTCGGGCGGTTCCGGCGCGGACACACTGATTTATCGGGCATGGGAGAACCTCTGGGGCAGCTCGTCGGGTTCGTACACCAGTTACGATTTGTATGACGGGGGTAGCGGAGCGGTAAAGGCCGGCACTACCGGAACCGAGACGGACACATTGCTTGTTTATCTAAGCAATGAGCAGATGGCGAACGCGGCCTTCATGACTGCGTTTCAGGCTGAATGGCAGCAATATCTCTCTTTCATCACCGCGAACTTGAATAAGAATACCGGCCAAGCGTCACCTGCTCAGTTTACCTTCACGACAATCAATCTGAAGGTGTCGGCTATTGAGCATGCCCAGTACGCCCTTGATCCCGGCTCACCTGTTGTGGGCGATGACAGCTATGTTACCGCTGAAGACACGCCCGTTTCCGTCAACGTGCTTGCGAACGATGTTGACGGTAACGGACAGCCTTTGACCGTAACGAAGATTGATGGGCAGGCGATCTTGCCTGGCGGATCCGTCGTCGTCGAGGGCGGCATTGTCTCCATGGCCCTGGACGGCTCGTTAACGTTCACTCCCAATGCCAATTTCGATGGTTCGATTTCCTTCTCATACACGGTGTCCGATCCCAATGGTCTGACCGATACCGGCACTGTTGATGTATTGATCACCGCGGTGGCGGATCAGCCGAGCCTGAGCGTGGCGGCTGCGTCGGGCGACGAGGATAGCGCGATCGCGCTGTCGATCAGTTCGGCGCTGACCGACACCGACGGCTCGGAGACGCTGTCGATCAAGATCAGCGGCGTGCCGACGGGAGCGGTGCTGTCGGCGGGGACCAACAATGGCGACGGCAGCTGGACGCTGACCCCGGCCCAGCTTGCGGGCCTGACGATCACGCCGCCGGCCAACAGCGATGCCGACTTCACGCTGACGGTGGAGGCGACCTCGACCGAGGCCAATGGTGGGGACACGGCAACCAACAGCGACACCATCCTGGTGACGGTCACCGCGGTGGCGGATCAGCCGAGCCTGAGCGTGGCGGCTGCGTCGGGCGACGAGGATAGCGCGATCGCGCTGTCGATCAGTTCGGCGCTGACCGACACCGACGGCTCGGAGACGCTGTCGATCAAGATCAGCGGCGTGCCGACGGGAGCGGTGCTGTCGGCGGGGACCAACAATGGCGACGGCAGCTGGACGCTGACCCCGGCCCAGCTTGCGGGCCTGACGATCACGCCGCCGGCCAACAGCGATGCCGACTTCACGCTGACGGTGGAGGCGACCTCGACCGAGGCCAATGGTGGGGACACGGCAACCAACAGCGACACCATCCTGGTGACGGTCA